In Bacillus sp. DX3.1, the following proteins share a genomic window:
- a CDS encoding SulP family inorganic anion transporter, protein MIQKIAKECLAGFTVAIVAMPLAIAFGIAATGTSEGALVGLYGAIFAGLFAALFGGTAGQVTGPTGPITVIATGIIASYGLEASFIAFMMAGLFQILFGVCKLGSYIRYIPYSVVSGFMNGIALIIILGEMKHVKNSFLLVLLTIIVMLLSGKWIKAIPASLVALVGVTAALPLFSHLLEGLTIQLPFMGTISLNKMIEKIGEIPEAIPSLHLPTFSEYSVLELILPALSIALLGSIDSLLTSVVMDNVTGTRHKSNKELIGQGLGNIVSGLFGGLAGAGATVRSIVNIKSGGKTALSASMHSVILFVFIMGLGAVVQYIPLAVLSGILILTGIGMFDWDSMKKMHVAPKGDVIVMLLTMIITVKFDLMIAVAFGILLSFVLYVVQCKERKASIIKEKDATYVIQGPLSFLSVDRIFASLQEAKSHMTLRLKDVHYMDASGAMALLNFVDHSEKTGTSVTLEHVQPHIKKTLLTLANEGQREKLQMVKEQ, encoded by the coding sequence ATGATTCAAAAGATAGCAAAAGAATGTTTAGCTGGTTTTACAGTTGCGATTGTCGCAATGCCACTCGCAATTGCATTTGGGATTGCGGCGACGGGAACGTCTGAAGGTGCTTTGGTTGGATTGTATGGTGCCATTTTTGCAGGACTATTTGCAGCGTTATTTGGTGGTACAGCAGGGCAAGTAACAGGACCAACTGGTCCAATTACAGTCATTGCGACAGGCATTATCGCAAGTTATGGATTAGAAGCGAGCTTTATCGCATTTATGATGGCTGGCTTGTTTCAAATCTTATTTGGGGTATGTAAGCTAGGATCTTATATACGCTATATTCCGTATTCCGTTGTTTCGGGATTTATGAACGGGATTGCACTCATTATTATTTTAGGTGAAATGAAGCATGTAAAGAATAGCTTTTTACTTGTTCTTTTAACAATCATCGTTATGCTTCTTTCAGGGAAATGGATTAAGGCGATTCCAGCGAGCCTTGTTGCACTAGTTGGGGTAACGGCTGCATTACCATTATTTTCTCATTTACTAGAGGGGCTTACCATTCAGTTACCGTTTATGGGAACGATTTCTCTTAATAAAATGATTGAAAAAATTGGAGAAATCCCGGAAGCGATACCTTCTCTTCATCTCCCAACTTTTAGCGAATATTCCGTACTTGAACTTATCCTCCCGGCGCTTAGCATCGCATTATTAGGCTCCATTGACTCTTTGTTAACATCCGTTGTTATGGACAATGTAACAGGCACACGTCATAAAAGTAATAAAGAGCTCATTGGTCAAGGGTTAGGGAATATTGTTAGCGGCTTATTTGGAGGTTTAGCAGGGGCAGGTGCAACAGTAAGATCGATTGTGAATATAAAAAGCGGCGGAAAAACAGCATTATCAGCTTCTATGCATAGTGTCATTTTATTTGTCTTTATTATGGGACTCGGCGCTGTTGTACAATATATTCCACTTGCAGTATTGTCAGGTATTTTAATTTTAACAGGTATCGGAATGTTTGATTGGGACAGCATGAAGAAAATGCATGTGGCACCAAAAGGTGATGTGATTGTGATGCTTTTAACAATGATTATTACGGTGAAATTTGATTTAATGATTGCTGTTGCATTTGGAATTCTTCTTTCCTTCGTCTTGTATGTTGTGCAGTGTAAAGAACGAAAAGCTTCTATTATAAAAGAAAAAGATGCAACGTATGTGATTCAAGGACCACTTTCCTTTTTATCTGTCGATCGTATTTTTGCTTCACTACAAGAAGCAAAATCACATATGACATTGCGTTTGAAGGATGTACATTATATGGATGCTTCAGGAGCGATGGCACTATTAAACTTTGTCGATCATTCGGAGAAAACAGGGACAAGTGTAACACTCGAACATGTACAGCCGCATATTAAAAAGACGCTTCTTACGTTGGCAAATGAGGGACAGCGTGAAAAGTTACAAATGGTGAAAGAACAGTAG
- a CDS encoding DUF1048 domain-containing protein → MMEMFKKMIGDKKEYKMMMARVEALPEDYQFVFKKIQNYMWNFSAAGSGMDMLHIQYELIELFESGAAEGRQVLEITGDDVASFADELVANAKTYIAKYREDLNQSIMKRLGKK, encoded by the coding sequence ATGATGGAAATGTTCAAAAAAATGATTGGTGATAAAAAAGAATACAAGATGATGATGGCACGGGTTGAAGCCCTGCCAGAGGACTACCAGTTTGTATTTAAGAAAATTCAAAACTACATGTGGAATTTCTCAGCGGCGGGCAGCGGGATGGATATGCTGCACATACAGTATGAATTAATCGAGTTGTTCGAATCCGGTGCGGCGGAAGGCAGACAAGTGCTGGAAATCACTGGGGACGATGTGGCGTCCTTTGCCGACGAACTAGTGGCAAACGCTAAAACCTATATCGCCAAGTATCGTGAAGATTTGAATCAGAGTATCATGAAGCGATTGGGAAAAAAATAA
- a CDS encoding nucleotide excision repair endonuclease — translation MITIKIPRPDITITKQKDPELSNMYGFTDFHLIPRDKGGIFMFYNNKNELMFVGKARKLRPRIKKHFEDTVSVIKDHRDAVSKIDVCLVENAMEREIYETYIANKQKSKYNVDKVFFK, via the coding sequence GTGATTACAATTAAAATACCTAGACCTGATATTACAATTACGAAACAGAAAGATCCGGAACTAAGTAATATGTATGGGTTTACTGATTTTCACCTAATTCCTAGAGATAAAGGTGGAATCTTTATGTTTTATAACAACAAGAATGAATTAATGTTTGTTGGTAAGGCAAGAAAATTAAGACCAAGAATTAAAAAACATTTTGAAGATACTGTATCAGTAATCAAAGACCATAGAGATGCTGTAAGCAAAATTGATGTTTGTCTTGTAGAAAACGCGATGGAAAGAGAAATTTATGAAACATATATCGCTAATAAACAAAAGTCGAAATATAATGTAGACAAAGTGTTCTTTAAATAA
- a CDS encoding ATP-binding cassette domain-containing protein: MSNAAISVKGLKKSFKDKEVLKGVDFEVQRGEIFALLGSNGAGKTTTVNILSTLMKPDGGEVGICGFDVQRQPDHVRQSISLTGQFAALDGMLTGRENLMMIAKLREVSNPAQVADNLLARFSLNDAANRRADQYSGGMKRRLDIAMSLIGTPAVIFLDEPTTGLDPEARIEVWDTVKELAGGGTTILLTTQYLEEAEQLADRIAILHGGKIITTGTLTELKEMFPPAKVEYIEKQPTLEEIFLAIIGKKEEM, encoded by the coding sequence ATGAGCAATGCAGCGATTTCTGTAAAAGGGTTAAAAAAATCCTTTAAAGACAAGGAAGTCTTAAAGGGGGTGGATTTTGAGGTGCAGCGTGGCGAAATTTTCGCACTGCTGGGCTCAAATGGAGCGGGCAAGACGACGACGGTCAACATCCTCTCGACGCTGATGAAGCCCGATGGCGGCGAAGTAGGTATTTGCGGCTTTGACGTCCAGCGTCAACCGGATCATGTTCGCCAGAGCATCAGCCTGACAGGGCAGTTCGCAGCTTTAGACGGCATGCTCACCGGACGGGAAAACTTGATGATGATCGCCAAGTTGCGGGAAGTTTCCAATCCCGCTCAAGTCGCCGACAATCTGCTTGCAAGATTCAGCCTGAACGATGCGGCCAACCGCCGGGCGGACCAGTATTCCGGCGGGATGAAGCGCCGGCTTGATATCGCCATGAGCCTGATCGGGACGCCAGCAGTCATTTTTCTCGACGAACCAACGACAGGGCTTGACCCCGAAGCTCGGATTGAAGTCTGGGATACTGTCAAGGAGCTTGCCGGCGGCGGCACGACCATCTTGCTGACGACCCAGTACCTGGAGGAAGCCGAACAACTGGCGGACCGTATCGCCATCCTGCATGGCGGAAAAATCATCACGACCGGTACCCTTACCGAACTCAAAGAGATGTTCCCGCCAGCGAAAGTGGAGTACATCGAGAAGCAGCCGACATTGGAGGAAATTTTCCTCGCGATCATTGGCAAAAAGGAGGAGATGTAA
- a CDS encoding YjcZ family sporulation protein, producing the protein MGRGVGCDGFGGGFALLIVLFILLIIIGCSCWGGGGGFGY; encoded by the coding sequence ATGGGTCGTGGAGTTGGTTGCGATGGCTTCGGTGGAGGATTTGCTTTACTGATCGTGCTATTCATCCTGTTAATCATTATTGGATGTAGTTGTTGGGGCGGCGGTGGAGGATTCGGATACTAA
- a CDS encoding M42 family metallopeptidase, with product MAHHAKETMELIRQLVSIPSPSGNTTKIINFIENYVKEWNVETKRNNKGGLILTLKGKNDAQHRLLTAHVDTLGAMVKEIKEDGRLRLSMIGGFRWNSVEGEYCEIETSGGKTYTGTILMHQTSVHVYKDAGEAKRDEKNIEVRIDERVSSADEVRELGIEVGDFVSFDPRVQITESGYIKSRHLDDKVSVAILLKLIKRLQDENITLPYTAHFLISNNEEIGYGGNSNIPEETVEYIAVDMGALGDGQASDEYTVSICAKDSSGPYHYGLRKHLVELAKANNIEYKVDIYPYYGSDASAAIRAGVDVKHGLIGAGIDSSHAFERTHETSIAHTEALVFAYVLSALIEE from the coding sequence TTGGCACATCATGCAAAAGAAACGATGGAACTGATTAGGCAGCTTGTTTCCATTCCAAGTCCGTCTGGAAACACAACGAAAATCATTAACTTCATTGAAAACTACGTAAAAGAATGGAATGTAGAAACGAAGCGTAACAATAAAGGCGGTTTAATCCTTACATTAAAAGGAAAGAACGACGCACAGCACCGTCTATTAACGGCTCACGTTGATACGTTAGGTGCAATGGTAAAAGAAATTAAAGAGGATGGCCGTTTGCGTTTATCGATGATTGGCGGATTTCGCTGGAACTCTGTCGAAGGAGAATATTGTGAAATCGAAACATCTGGCGGAAAAACATATACAGGCACAATCTTAATGCATCAAACATCCGTCCACGTATACAAAGATGCTGGTGAAGCGAAACGCGACGAAAAGAATATTGAAGTTCGTATCGACGAGCGTGTATCTTCAGCGGATGAAGTTCGTGAACTAGGTATTGAAGTAGGCGATTTCGTCTCATTTGACCCGCGCGTTCAAATTACAGAGAGCGGCTACATAAAATCACGCCATCTAGATGACAAAGTAAGCGTGGCAATCTTACTAAAATTAATTAAAAGATTACAAGACGAAAACATCACATTGCCATATACAGCACATTTCTTAATCTCTAATAATGAAGAAATTGGTTATGGTGGTAACTCTAATATCCCAGAAGAAACAGTGGAATACATCGCAGTTGATATGGGAGCACTTGGAGATGGACAAGCATCAGACGAGTACACAGTATCCATCTGTGCGAAAGACTCTAGCGGTCCATATCACTATGGCTTACGCAAACATTTAGTTGAACTTGCGAAAGCAAACAATATTGAGTACAAAGTAGACATTTACCCATACTACGGATCCGATGCATCCGCAGCAATCCGTGCTGGCGTGGATGTGAAACACGGATTAATCGGTGCAGGCATTGATTCTTCTCATGCATTTGAGCGTACACATGAGACTTCAATTGCACATACAGAGGCACTTGTGTTTGCGTATGTATTGTCTGCATTAATTGAAGAATAA
- a CDS encoding RNA methyltransferase, with translation MDNHSRTPAFIYTYAFREDERSLCYMEMRSLFGVESQFNILKSTTKIDPSRSPFIKERIEVMYEGDDLSDILKQVEQIDLSGSTFKVIFVKINDLDESEKIEYGERRVIERDIGMHIEGEADVHHPERVFGIVTLGGRWYFGTYIESEAVWFHHVKKPRSYSTSLSTRVARAVANIAVPNPDGVRAIDPCCGIGTVLVEALSMGIDIVGRDINPLVVIGSRENIAHFGFEGDVTVGPIAEVTTNYDVAIIDMPYNLFTHATPEDQFSILKHARRFAKKVIVVTIETMDHMIEEVGFEITDRCVAKKGKFSRQILVCE, from the coding sequence TTGGATAATCATAGCCGAACACCGGCGTTTATATATACGTATGCATTCCGCGAGGATGAACGCTCTTTATGTTACATGGAGATGCGCTCGCTTTTTGGAGTCGAGTCTCAATTTAACATTTTGAAAAGTACAACTAAAATCGATCCGAGCCGAAGCCCGTTTATTAAAGAGCGGATTGAAGTGATGTACGAAGGAGATGACTTGTCAGATATTTTGAAGCAAGTAGAACAGATTGATTTGTCTGGATCAACGTTCAAAGTCATCTTCGTTAAAATTAATGATCTCGATGAATCGGAAAAAATAGAATATGGGGAACGACGTGTAATTGAGCGAGACATCGGCATGCATATTGAAGGTGAAGCTGATGTGCATCATCCAGAGCGTGTATTTGGCATAGTTACTCTTGGGGGACGTTGGTATTTCGGAACATATATTGAAAGCGAAGCTGTTTGGTTTCATCACGTGAAAAAACCACGCAGCTATTCTACGTCACTGAGCACACGTGTAGCGAGAGCGGTTGCGAATATCGCTGTTCCAAATCCTGATGGAGTCAGGGCGATTGATCCATGCTGTGGCATTGGAACGGTATTGGTGGAAGCACTCTCTATGGGCATTGACATCGTCGGCCGTGATATAAACCCTCTTGTCGTAATCGGATCAAGAGAGAACATTGCACATTTCGGGTTCGAAGGAGACGTAACGGTAGGACCTATCGCAGAAGTCACAACAAACTACGATGTAGCGATTATCGATATGCCGTACAATCTATTTACACATGCAACACCAGAAGATCAGTTCTCGATTCTCAAGCACGCGCGCCGTTTCGCGAAAAAAGTGATTGTTGTAACCATCGAAACAATGGATCACATGATCGAAGAAGTTGGATTTGAAATCACAGACCGCTGTGTAGCTAAAAAAGGGAAATTTTCTCGGCAAATTCTTGTTTGTGAATAG
- a CDS encoding PadR family transcriptional regulator: MENLTEMLKGSLEGCVLEIISRHETYGYEITRRLNELGFTEVVEGTVYTILVRLEKKKLVNIEKKPSDMGPPRKFYSLNEAGRQELELFWGKWDFVSSKINVLKSI, encoded by the coding sequence ATGGAAAATTTAACTGAAATGCTGAAAGGTTCGCTGGAAGGCTGCGTGCTGGAAATCATTAGCCGCCATGAAACCTATGGTTACGAGATTACCCGCCGCCTGAACGAGCTTGGGTTTACCGAAGTCGTGGAAGGGACGGTCTATACCATCCTCGTGCGATTAGAAAAGAAAAAACTTGTGAATATAGAAAAGAAACCGTCAGATATGGGGCCGCCCCGCAAGTTTTACTCACTTAATGAGGCTGGTCGCCAGGAACTTGAATTATTTTGGGGAAAATGGGATTTTGTATCATCAAAAATCAACGTCTTGAAGTCAATCTAG
- a CDS encoding HAMP domain-containing sensor histidine kinase, whose protein sequence is MKTKEASPIRLYSRLSLRIALFVSIVFIVVSMIRLPILLLNEMNKVLTNHHRWQTMMVEVAPDLLRVPDSAMSQKTKDKHFQWMTGDVSLLAIHNIDKQTVHLYTDRFNLLHHEDEPFMSGIEWKGLNFRRTNPFFHALTNMTVANYRYLSKHGFYKKDYKIEFIKEQGHWFTRVGRMYDYPEFRGTVASYLNLENALFFRVKTILFQFISSIIVVYVAAFLAAIFATRDLFVPLNKALKKLIHVNKANFHERISHHPSNNPYLSKLAHEVNIILDRAEKAVQSQQQSAREITHQIRTPLTSIQQSVDYFRMFGFKNEKKVEERLDIINTQVERIASMTDKIITLSKLQEIQTENEKNYDLSGHIYHYMARKRTDNENIIFEQNIQEGIFTCIPYENILQILDSLMENAVKYSFEPKKIYIGLSSDETSIQITVRNRGVEIPKDEIDKIFEHSYRAKAVQKDYIGTGLGLAVVKRFVELHKGRTDVTSENNITTFVITLPNKIKSKK, encoded by the coding sequence TTGAAGACTAAGGAAGCTAGTCCTATTCGTTTATACTCTCGATTATCCCTTCGAATTGCACTCTTTGTTTCCATTGTCTTTATTGTTGTAAGCATGATACGACTCCCGATTCTTTTGCTAAATGAAATGAATAAAGTATTAACCAATCACCATCGCTGGCAAACGATGATGGTTGAAGTAGCGCCGGATCTCCTACGCGTTCCTGATAGTGCTATGTCTCAAAAAACAAAAGATAAGCATTTTCAATGGATGACGGGAGATGTATCTCTTTTAGCTATACACAACATAGATAAACAAACGGTTCATTTATACACCGATAGGTTCAATCTTCTTCATCACGAGGATGAGCCATTCATGAGTGGTATTGAATGGAAAGGTCTTAATTTTAGAAGAACCAATCCATTCTTTCACGCATTGACAAATATGACTGTAGCAAACTATAGGTATTTATCGAAGCATGGCTTTTATAAAAAAGATTATAAAATTGAGTTTATAAAAGAACAGGGGCATTGGTTCACTCGTGTAGGAAGAATGTATGACTATCCTGAATTTCGAGGAACAGTTGCGAGTTACCTTAATCTTGAGAATGCACTTTTTTTTCGTGTGAAAACCATTCTATTTCAATTTATTAGTTCTATTATCGTGGTTTATGTAGCAGCTTTTTTAGCGGCGATTTTTGCAACGAGAGACCTATTTGTACCGTTAAATAAAGCACTAAAAAAGTTAATTCATGTAAACAAAGCTAATTTTCATGAAAGAATTTCTCATCATCCAAGTAATAATCCCTATCTAAGTAAATTAGCGCATGAAGTGAATATTATTTTGGACCGAGCGGAAAAAGCGGTACAGTCTCAACAGCAAAGCGCTCGTGAAATTACACATCAAATACGAACGCCGCTAACATCTATACAGCAATCCGTTGATTATTTCCGCATGTTCGGATTTAAAAATGAAAAAAAGGTAGAAGAACGGCTCGATATTATTAACACACAAGTTGAGCGAATCGCCTCTATGACAGATAAGATTATTACATTGTCAAAATTACAAGAAATACAAACAGAAAATGAGAAAAATTATGATTTGTCTGGTCATATTTATCACTACATGGCTAGAAAAAGAACAGATAACGAAAACATTATCTTTGAACAAAACATACAAGAGGGCATCTTCACATGTATTCCGTATGAGAATATCCTTCAAATATTAGATTCCCTTATGGAAAATGCGGTGAAGTATTCGTTTGAACCAAAAAAGATTTATATTGGATTGTCTTCGGATGAAACAAGTATTCAAATTACCGTAAGAAATAGAGGCGTAGAAATACCAAAGGATGAAATTGATAAGATTTTTGAACATTCTTATCGAGCAAAAGCTGTACAAAAAGATTATATTGGCACTGGATTGGGCTTAGCTGTTGTCAAGAGATTTGTGGAATTGCACAAGGGTCGGACTGATGTTACCAGTGAAAATAATATAACTACATTTGTCATTACTTTACCTAACAAAATAAAGAGCAAAAAATGA
- a CDS encoding nucleoside triphosphate pyrophosphohydrolase has translation MSTYNKLVRDRVPEKILMSGKTYTSKKLTGQAYIQALSKIGTEEIREFASMKDREHALDSLADALEVIMALARAEGATFADVERIRKQKEADRGGFQRGIYLMDVSEE, from the coding sequence ATGTCAACTTATAATAAGCTAGTCAGAGATCGTGTTCCAGAAAAGATTTTAATGTCTGGAAAAACATATACATCGAAAAAACTAACGGGTCAAGCATACATACAAGCGTTATCAAAAATCGGAACGGAAGAAATTCGTGAGTTCGCTTCTATGAAAGACCGTGAGCATGCGTTAGATTCACTTGCAGATGCGCTAGAAGTTATTATGGCACTCGCGCGTGCAGAAGGGGCAACATTTGCTGATGTAGAACGTATCCGCAAACAAAAAGAAGCGGACAGAGGTGGGTTTCAAAGAGGAATCTACTTGATGGATGTTTCTGAGGAATAG
- a CDS encoding ABC transporter permease: MKSKTGVLLGRLMRNIMRSPDTIITVAITPIMMMLLFVYVFGGAIKTGTDNYVNYLLPGILLMAIASGVAYTSLRLFTDVKSGLMARFITMPIKRSSVLWAHVLTSLVSNALTVVIVILVALLMGFRSSAGILDWLAVAGILGLFTLALTWLAVIPGLTAKSMEGATAYSYPLIFLPFISSAFVPTETMPKIVRAFAENQPVTSIVNTIRALLYEGSVGNGIWIALAWCVGIMIIAYFFASKVFKRQLG, translated from the coding sequence ATGAAAAGTAAAACAGGGGTATTACTAGGACGTTTAATGCGCAACATCATGCGCAGCCCGGATACGATTATCACGGTGGCGATTACGCCGATTATGATGATGCTGCTGTTTGTCTACGTATTTGGCGGCGCCATAAAGACAGGCACGGACAACTACGTCAATTATTTATTGCCGGGAATCTTGCTGATGGCTATCGCATCCGGCGTCGCTTACACTTCACTGCGGCTGTTTACGGATGTAAAGAGCGGGCTGATGGCGCGTTTCATTACCATGCCCATCAAGCGCTCGTCGGTATTGTGGGCTCACGTGTTGACCTCGCTTGTTTCCAATGCGCTTACTGTCGTGATTGTTATCCTCGTCGCCCTCTTGATGGGCTTCCGTTCCAGCGCTGGTATCCTGGATTGGCTCGCGGTAGCTGGGATACTCGGGCTGTTTACGCTGGCGCTGACATGGCTAGCTGTCATTCCCGGATTGACAGCGAAGTCTATGGAAGGAGCGACAGCCTACTCGTACCCGCTGATTTTCCTGCCGTTTATCAGTTCGGCCTTTGTCCCCACCGAAACCATGCCTAAAATTGTCCGTGCGTTCGCTGAGAACCAGCCCGTGACTTCAATAGTGAATACGATTCGTGCCCTCTTGTATGAAGGGTCTGTTGGCAACGGTATCTGGATCGCGCTTGCCTGGTGCGTCGGCATCATGATCATTGCTTACTTCTTCGCCAGTAAAGTATTTAAACGTCAGTTAGGGTAA
- a CDS encoding enoyl-CoA hydratase, with protein sequence MEVTSKTESVVVQYEGRVATIMINRPEVLNALDEPTMQELLAKLKEVAESSVHVVVLCGNGRGFSAGGDIKSMLSSNDESRFDGIMNTISEIVVTLYTMPKLVISAIHGPTAGLGLSIALTADYVLADHSSIIAMNFIGIALIPDGGGHYFLQKRLGENKAKQLIWEGKKLSASEALELGLIDEVIGENFQGAVKQKINEWLQKPIQAMIQTKQILCEANRSNLEQTLQLEKRGQFAMRKTADHKEGIAAFLEKRLPAFKGE encoded by the coding sequence ATGGAAGTAACAAGTAAAACAGAATCTGTAGTTGTACAATATGAAGGGCGAGTAGCGACGATTATGATTAATCGTCCAGAGGTGTTAAATGCGTTAGATGAACCTACAATGCAAGAACTATTAGCAAAACTGAAAGAAGTAGCAGAAAGCTCCGTACATGTCGTTGTATTGTGCGGGAATGGTCGTGGCTTTTCTGCAGGTGGAGATATTAAATCGATGCTTTCCAGCAATGATGAAAGCCGCTTTGATGGTATCATGAACACCATTTCTGAAATTGTTGTGACATTATATACGATGCCGAAGCTTGTTATTAGTGCGATTCATGGACCAACAGCAGGACTTGGCCTGAGCATCGCTTTAACGGCTGATTACGTGTTGGCAGATCATTCATCTATCATTGCAATGAACTTTATTGGAATCGCTTTAATTCCAGATGGTGGTGGTCATTACTTCTTACAAAAACGCCTCGGTGAAAATAAGGCGAAACAACTCATTTGGGAAGGGAAGAAGCTTTCTGCAAGCGAAGCGCTAGAGCTCGGTTTAATTGACGAAGTAATCGGTGAAAACTTCCAAGGTGCTGTAAAACAGAAAATCAATGAATGGTTACAAAAGCCAATTCAAGCGATGATTCAAACGAAACAAATCTTATGCGAAGCCAATCGTTCTAATTTAGAGCAAACGTTGCAGCTTGAAAAACGCGGACAATTTGCGATGAGAAAAACAGCCGATCATAAAGAGGGAATTGCTGCATTTTTAGAGAAGCGTTTACCGGCGTTTAAAGGGGAATAA